The proteins below come from a single Sphingomicrobium sediminis genomic window:
- a CDS encoding integration host factor subunit beta: protein MIRSELVQKICSDFPDLTQREVENVVSSLFDSITQQLADGGRVELRGFGAFSTRQRDARIGRNPRTGEPVEVAAKRVPYFKPGKEMRERLNLNAQKADND, encoded by the coding sequence ATGATCCGTTCCGAACTGGTCCAGAAGATTTGCAGTGACTTTCCCGACCTCACCCAGCGTGAAGTCGAAAATGTCGTCTCCAGCCTTTTCGACAGCATCACGCAGCAACTGGCCGATGGCGGCCGCGTGGAGCTGCGCGGTTTCGGTGCCTTTTCGACGCGTCAGCGCGATGCGCGGATCGGACGCAATCCGCGGACCGGCGAACCCGTCGAGGTCGCGGCCAAGCGTGTGCCCTACTTCAAGCCCGGCAAGGAAATGCGCGAGCGCTTGAACTTAAACGCGCAAAAGGCGGATAACGACTAG
- the rpsA gene encoding 30S ribosomal protein S1 has protein sequence MAETAFPTRDEFAEMLNEKLGGEDEGFEGKVVTGKVTGIENDLAVIDVGLKSEGRVPLREFAPQGQKAELAVGDEVEVYVDRVENAHGEAMLSRERARREAAWDKLEKQFEADERVEGQIFGRVKGGFTVDLGGAVAFLPGSQVDIRPVRDVGPLMEIPQPFQILKMDRRRGNIVVSRRAILEETRAEQRSGLIQSLTEGQVIEGVVKNITDYGAFVDLGGIDGLLHVTDISYKRVGHPSEVLGIGDTVKVQIIRINRETQRISLGMKQLEADPWEGATAKYPVDGTFTGRVTNITEYGAFVELEAGIEGLVHVSEMSWTKKNVHPGKIVSTSQEVEVKILEVDEEKRRISLGLKQAQENPWSEFAEKFPVGTEVEGEVKNSTEFGLFIGLPGDVDGMVHMSDIAWGVSGEEALALHHKGETVKAVVLDVDVEKERISLGMKQLERGGVAVGGADGVKKGETMTVTVLDVRDGGLEVQAGDDGAIGFIRRSDLGRDRDEQRPERFQVGQKFDALVTGFDRSKKPNFSIKALQISEEKQAVAQYGSSDSGASLGDILGEALKQKDEK, from the coding sequence ATGGCCGAAACGGCTTTTCCGACCCGCGACGAATTCGCGGAAATGCTCAATGAAAAACTCGGCGGCGAAGATGAAGGCTTCGAGGGCAAAGTTGTCACCGGCAAGGTGACCGGCATCGAAAACGACCTCGCCGTCATCGACGTTGGTTTGAAGAGCGAAGGCCGTGTCCCGCTGCGCGAATTCGCACCGCAGGGCCAGAAGGCCGAACTCGCCGTCGGCGACGAAGTCGAAGTCTATGTCGACCGCGTCGAAAACGCCCATGGCGAAGCGATGCTCAGCCGCGAGCGCGCGCGCCGCGAAGCTGCCTGGGACAAGCTCGAGAAGCAGTTCGAAGCCGACGAGCGCGTCGAAGGCCAGATCTTCGGCCGCGTGAAGGGTGGCTTCACCGTCGATCTCGGCGGTGCCGTGGCCTTCCTGCCGGGCAGCCAGGTCGACATCCGTCCGGTCCGCGACGTTGGTCCGCTGATGGAAATCCCGCAGCCCTTCCAGATCCTCAAGATGGACCGTCGCCGCGGCAACATTGTCGTGTCACGTCGTGCCATTCTCGAAGAGACCCGCGCCGAACAGCGTTCGGGCCTCATCCAGAGCCTCACCGAAGGCCAGGTCATCGAAGGCGTCGTCAAGAACATCACCGATTATGGTGCGTTCGTTGACTTGGGCGGCATCGACGGCCTGCTCCACGTCACCGACATCAGCTACAAGCGCGTCGGTCACCCGAGCGAAGTTCTGGGCATCGGCGACACGGTCAAGGTGCAGATCATCCGCATCAACCGCGAGACCCAGCGCATCAGCCTCGGCATGAAGCAGCTGGAAGCCGATCCGTGGGAAGGCGCGACCGCCAAGTATCCGGTCGACGGCACCTTCACGGGCCGCGTCACCAACATCACCGAATATGGTGCGTTCGTGGAACTGGAAGCTGGCATCGAAGGCCTCGTCCACGTTTCCGAAATGAGCTGGACCAAGAAGAACGTCCATCCGGGCAAGATCGTCAGCACTTCGCAGGAAGTCGAAGTGAAGATCCTCGAGGTCGACGAAGAGAAGCGCCGCATCTCGCTCGGTCTCAAGCAGGCCCAGGAAAATCCCTGGAGCGAGTTTGCCGAGAAGTTCCCGGTCGGCACCGAAGTTGAAGGCGAAGTCAAGAATTCGACCGAATTCGGCCTCTTCATCGGCCTGCCCGGCGACGTCGATGGCATGGTTCACATGTCGGACATCGCCTGGGGAGTGTCGGGCGAAGAAGCGCTGGCGCTTCACCACAAGGGTGAGACGGTCAAGGCCGTCGTTCTCGACGTCGACGTCGAGAAGGAGCGCATCAGCCTCGGCATGAAGCAGCTCGAGCGCGGCGGTGTCGCGGTTGGTGGCGCCGATGGCGTGAAGAAGGGCGAGACGATGACCGTCACAGTCCTCGACGTGCGCGACGGTGGCCTCGAAGTGCAGGCTGGCGACGATGGCGCGATCGGCTTCATCCGCCGCTCGGACCTCGGCCGCGACCGCGACGAGCAGCGTCCGGAGCGTTTCCAGGTCGGCCAGAAGTTCGACGCTCTCGTCACCGGTTTCGACCGTTCGAAGAAGCCGAACTTCTCGATTAAGGCGCTGCAGATCAGCGAAGAGAAGCAGGCCGTTGCGCAGTACGGGTCCTCGGACTCGGGCGCCTCGCTCGGCGACATTCTGGGCGAAGCGCTGAAGCAGAAGGACGAAAAGTAA
- a CDS encoding (d)CMP kinase, whose translation MTESSKAPLVIAVDGPAASGKGTIAKALARHYDLPHMDTGLLYRGVALSLFRFGGDPGNPFEAVRAIGDLDQVDPDDEELRSETVGEIASRVSAYPAVRQALLERQQAFAAQSGGAVLDGRDIGTVIAPDATAKLFVTAAPEVRAERRYKELIGRELDVHLEDVLLDIRARDARDAGRDAAPLVQAEDADLLDTSEMSIERAVQRAIELVEARLQTS comes from the coding sequence ATGACAGAATCGTCAAAAGCCCCGCTCGTCATCGCGGTGGATGGCCCGGCCGCCAGCGGCAAGGGGACCATCGCCAAGGCTCTCGCCCGCCATTACGACCTGCCGCACATGGATACCGGCCTCTTATATAGGGGCGTGGCGTTGTCGCTGTTTCGGTTCGGCGGTGATCCCGGCAATCCGTTCGAGGCAGTGCGCGCGATCGGCGATCTCGACCAGGTCGACCCCGATGACGAGGAACTCAGGAGCGAGACGGTGGGCGAAATTGCCAGTCGCGTCTCGGCTTATCCCGCGGTGCGCCAGGCGTTGCTCGAACGGCAGCAGGCTTTTGCAGCACAGTCCGGCGGCGCCGTTCTCGATGGCCGCGACATCGGGACGGTCATTGCGCCCGACGCGACGGCCAAGTTGTTCGTCACCGCAGCGCCCGAAGTGCGCGCCGAGCGCCGCTACAAGGAACTGATCGGACGCGAGCTTGATGTGCATCTGGAAGATGTCCTCCTCGACATCCGCGCCCGCGACGCGCGCGATGCGGGCCGCGATGCCGCGCCGCTCGTGCAGGCAGAGGATGCGGACTTGCTGGATACCTCCGAAATGAGTATAGAGCGCGCCGTCCAGCGAGCGATCGAGCTCGTGGAGGCCCGTCTCCAGACGAGCTGA
- a CDS encoding FYDLN acid domain-containing protein produces MVKAEWGSKRTCPKCGTRFYDLGNDEPVTCIECGEEWIPEPVLKSKQPMPFDDKDAKKKDADLADDDDLDDVEDDDGGSADDDVDLDTGDDDIKVAKTDDGDDDDS; encoded by the coding sequence ATGGTCAAAGCCGAATGGGGCAGCAAGCGGACCTGCCCGAAATGCGGAACCCGCTTTTACGACCTTGGCAATGACGAGCCGGTCACCTGCATCGAATGCGGCGAGGAATGGATTCCCGAGCCGGTCCTGAAGTCGAAGCAGCCGATGCCGTTCGACGACAAGGACGCCAAGAAGAAGGATGCGGACCTCGCCGACGATGACGATCTCGATGATGTCGAGGACGATGATGGCGGCAGCGCCGACGACGATGTCGATCTCGACACCGGCGATGACGACATCAAGGTCGCAAAGACCGATGACGGCGACGACGACGACAGCTAG
- a CDS encoding transporter: MKRFIGAALAVAPFTFAAPAFADGTHAIDHAPIGVMADHSHGAGEVMFSYRFMHMNMSGNRIGTDSISPDEIVTTIPNRFAGMPGMPPTLRVVPLDMPMNMHMAGVMYAPSDKVTLLVMGSYITKDMDHVTYQGGMGTTELGNFETEVSGFGDLTVGALFPLIKEKRSTDAGTNRELVVRAAVSIPTGSIGEIDTILTPMNMTPEVNLPYAMQLGSGTWDLKPAITYRQVDGKLGYGAQYAGTIRLGENDRGYTWGDRHELTAYVAYEPIRAVSFSLRAKATTQGGISGQDPAIMGPVQTADPANFGGDTVELLAGVNLAGQGSLAGQRLALEVGLPVYQDLNGPQMETDWTLMLGWQGAF, encoded by the coding sequence ATGAAACGCTTTATTGGCGCGGCGCTGGCCGTGGCCCCTTTCACTTTTGCCGCGCCCGCCTTTGCCGACGGGACTCACGCCATCGATCATGCCCCCATCGGCGTGATGGCCGACCATAGCCATGGCGCTGGGGAGGTGATGTTCTCCTACCGCTTCATGCACATGAACATGTCGGGCAACCGCATCGGGACCGACTCGATTTCGCCCGATGAGATCGTGACCACCATTCCGAACCGCTTCGCCGGGATGCCGGGCATGCCGCCCACGCTGCGGGTGGTGCCGCTCGACATGCCGATGAACATGCACATGGCCGGCGTCATGTATGCGCCGAGCGACAAGGTGACCCTGCTCGTGATGGGCAGCTACATCACCAAGGACATGGACCATGTCACCTATCAGGGCGGCATGGGCACGACCGAGCTTGGTAATTTCGAAACCGAAGTGTCGGGCTTTGGCGACCTGACGGTCGGCGCCCTTTTCCCGCTCATCAAGGAAAAGCGCTCGACCGATGCCGGTACCAATCGCGAGCTGGTGGTCCGGGCCGCCGTCTCGATCCCCACCGGGTCGATCGGCGAAATCGATACGATCCTCACGCCCATGAACATGACGCCCGAGGTCAACCTGCCCTATGCGATGCAGCTCGGCAGCGGGACGTGGGACCTGAAGCCTGCGATCACGTACCGCCAGGTCGACGGAAAGCTCGGCTATGGCGCGCAATATGCTGGGACCATTCGACTTGGCGAGAATGATCGTGGCTATACATGGGGCGATCGCCACGAGCTGACCGCCTATGTCGCCTACGAGCCGATCCGCGCTGTCTCTTTCTCGCTGCGTGCCAAGGCGACGACGCAGGGCGGTATTTCAGGCCAGGATCCCGCCATCATGGGGCCGGTCCAGACCGCCGACCCTGCCAATTTCGGCGGCGACACGGTCGAACTGCTCGCGGGTGTAAACCTTGCGGGGCAGGGGAGCCTCGCCGGCCAGCGCCTCGCGCTGGAAGTCGGATTGCCTGTCTATCAGGATCTCAACGGTCCCCAGATGGAGACCGACTGGACGCTCATGCTCGGCTGGCAGGGCGCATTCTGA
- a CDS encoding DUF2946 family protein: MLTRTLLALAMLMLAAIPSGFMPVATASGWVLHPCPAQQVADMGEMIHHADMDHGEMGASHVDHETAFEKPDCGFAGVAQAALGGSDAMKLSTAQAGDLRDPLELAAIIGAQRRAPRPPSRAPPSA, translated from the coding sequence ATGCTGACGCGCACCCTCCTGGCCCTCGCGATGCTGATGCTGGCGGCAATCCCGTCCGGTTTCATGCCCGTCGCCACCGCCTCGGGCTGGGTGCTGCATCCCTGTCCCGCACAGCAAGTGGCGGACATGGGCGAGATGATCCATCATGCGGACATGGACCATGGCGAGATGGGTGCGTCCCATGTCGACCATGAAACCGCATTCGAGAAACCCGATTGCGGATTTGCCGGTGTAGCGCAGGCCGCGCTTGGCGGCAGCGATGCAATGAAGCTCTCGACCGCCCAGGCGGGCGACCTTCGTGATCCGCTCGAACTGGCAGCCATCATCGGTGCGCAGCGGCGCGCCCCGCGGCCGCCCTCGCGCGCGCCTCCTTCGGCCTGA
- a CDS encoding Flp family type IVb pilin: MTKILKKLNNKGATAIEYGLIAALIAVAAIAAMNSIGSQLGNTFNEVANEL; the protein is encoded by the coding sequence ATGACCAAGATTCTTAAGAAGCTGAACAACAAGGGTGCGACTGCTATTGAATACGGCCTGATCGCCGCCCTGATCGCTGTTGCCGCGATTGCTGCCATGAACAGCATCGGCAGCCAGCTCGGCAACACCTTCAACGAAGTTGCCAACGAACTCTAA
- a CDS encoding transglycosylase domain-containing protein, with protein MAERDVDFDPTGDGPDWLQEMAEPEPPRKKRRWRWLRWGFTGFSAIFLVTLLWLIFTAPLGRSLEPLEEPAMLFLSAEGQPIARRGAIKDEPVDVTRLPAHVTQAFMAIEDRRFYSHWGVDPRGIARAMWANAQAGGVRQGGSTITQQLAKTAFLDGERKLSRKAQEAIIAFWLEGWLTKDEILSRYLSSIYFGDGVYGLRAASRHYFDREPEDLTLAESAMLAGMVKAPSRLAPTRNLDGAQARSRIVLQSMADLGMLDQQTASNTASATLRGSRASLPTGTYFADWVAPRARSTMAADYGVTEVPTTLDADLQRIAVRATINANLGDRQVALVAMRPTGEVVALIGGRSYKASPFNRATQANRQPGSAFKLVVYLAALRAGWEADDLIDDSPITVDGWSPRNADGEYRGQITLREAFARSSNAATVRLAQEVGRDRIVRTARELGIDADIPDGPSYALGTGGIPLIEMTAAYAAVASGRYPVEERGLADGAGPAMLGRQAQMDSDEEWEPMLDLLYAAANEGTGRRAALRTQTFGKTGTTQDNRDAIFIGFAGNLVVGVWVGHDDDRSLGNVSGGTLPASIWKDFMSGALSVDGTRGPQLPRDFRPLPPPSERQSPIPEDWEVDDGVLRNIFRELEDFFERL; from the coding sequence ATGGCCGAGCGCGATGTAGATTTTGACCCCACCGGCGACGGTCCCGACTGGCTCCAGGAAATGGCCGAGCCCGAGCCGCCGCGAAAAAAGCGTCGCTGGCGCTGGCTGCGCTGGGGGTTCACCGGCTTTTCCGCAATTTTCCTCGTCACCTTGCTGTGGCTGATCTTCACGGCGCCGCTCGGGCGCAGCCTCGAGCCGCTCGAAGAGCCCGCCATGCTATTCCTCTCCGCCGAAGGGCAGCCGATAGCGCGGCGCGGCGCGATCAAGGACGAGCCTGTCGACGTGACCCGCTTGCCCGCCCATGTGACGCAGGCCTTCATGGCGATCGAGGACCGTCGCTTCTACAGTCATTGGGGCGTCGACCCGCGCGGTATTGCGCGCGCCATGTGGGCCAATGCGCAGGCTGGCGGCGTGCGTCAGGGCGGCTCGACCATCACCCAGCAGCTTGCCAAGACCGCCTTCCTCGACGGCGAACGAAAATTGTCGCGCAAGGCGCAGGAAGCGATCATCGCCTTCTGGCTCGAGGGCTGGCTGACCAAGGATGAGATCCTCTCGCGCTATCTTTCCAGCATCTATTTCGGCGACGGCGTCTATGGCCTGCGCGCCGCGAGCCGCCACTATTTCGATCGCGAGCCCGAAGATCTGACGCTTGCCGAATCCGCCATGCTCGCCGGCATGGTCAAGGCGCCCTCGCGGCTTGCGCCGACCCGCAACCTTGACGGTGCGCAGGCGCGCAGCCGCATCGTCCTCCAGTCGATGGCCGATCTCGGCATGCTCGACCAGCAGACAGCGTCCAATACGGCCAGCGCGACATTGCGCGGCAGCCGCGCCAGCCTTCCGACCGGCACCTATTTCGCCGACTGGGTCGCGCCGCGGGCCCGTTCGACCATGGCCGCCGACTATGGCGTGACCGAAGTGCCGACGACGCTCGATGCCGACCTGCAACGCATCGCCGTGCGCGCGACGATCAATGCCAATCTCGGTGACCGACAGGTGGCGCTGGTCGCCATGCGTCCGACCGGCGAAGTCGTCGCGCTGATCGGCGGGCGCTCCTACAAGGCCAGCCCCTTCAATCGCGCGACCCAGGCCAATCGCCAGCCGGGCAGCGCGTTCAAGTTAGTCGTCTATCTCGCGGCCCTTCGCGCCGGCTGGGAGGCAGACGACCTGATCGATGACAGCCCAATCACGGTCGATGGCTGGAGCCCGCGCAACGCCGATGGCGAATATCGCGGCCAGATCACCTTGCGCGAAGCCTTTGCGCGCTCCTCCAATGCGGCGACCGTCCGTCTCGCGCAGGAAGTGGGGCGTGACCGCATCGTTCGCACCGCGCGCGAATTGGGCATCGATGCCGATATCCCTGACGGGCCCAGCTATGCGCTCGGCACCGGCGGCATTCCGCTCATCGAGATGACCGCAGCCTATGCCGCCGTTGCCAGCGGTCGCTATCCGGTCGAGGAACGCGGCCTTGCCGACGGGGCAGGACCGGCGATGCTCGGCCGCCAAGCGCAGATGGACAGCGACGAGGAATGGGAGCCCATGCTCGACCTCCTCTACGCGGCCGCCAATGAAGGAACCGGCCGCCGCGCCGCCCTGCGAACCCAGACTTTCGGCAAGACCGGCACTACGCAGGACAATCGCGACGCCATCTTCATCGGCTTTGCCGGCAACCTCGTCGTCGGTGTCTGGGTCGGCCATGATGATGACCGCTCGCTCGGCAACGTATCGGGCGGCACGCTTCCGGCCTCGATCTGGAAGGACTTCATGTCCGGTGCCTTGAGTGTCGACGGCACGCGCGGACCGCAATTGCCGCGCGATTTCCGGCCGCTCCCGCCGCCGTCCGAACGCCAATCCCCGATCCCCGAGGATTGGGAGGTCGATGATGGCGTTTTGCGTAATATTTTCCGCGAGTTGGAAGACTTTTTTGAACGTCTTTAG
- a CDS encoding ABC transporter substrate-binding protein, producing the protein MQPLTTRLLPLALAALLAGCGSNVERETHVVLVEGGPDDTSLEQMVAMAERQGLVRFDAGGDIVPALARSWHVSDDGRSYIFRLEDGSWPDGSDIEAEDVAAALRATLADDENDLADMLGAIRDIRAMTDRVIEIRLNSPRPHFLQLLAQPALGVTHGDMPGGPFRRLEGNEGDGVLVGRLVPRPRSDEMVEQQVRIEADTVGDAIARFLANDVDMVTGGGFSSLPLAREASGLFGGPRLDPVHGLFGLVPVGDAPLFAGPEVRRALSDLIDRAALASDLGLPVASARANILDSNVGASPEPEDTRDIDERRDIARDLLQEAGLGGSIVRIALPDGPGSALLYARLAADWGTVGLLVERGEAEDATLALIDKVAPAQTAAWYLRQFRCDLRAICNEEADTLLAEARAASSASERAALLGRAAQLMDADRLFFSLGTPVRWSLVDQDMNGFTPNRFARHFPGALRRPSAASR; encoded by the coding sequence ATGCAGCCGCTGACGACCCGCCTCCTCCCCCTCGCCCTTGCCGCCCTGCTCGCGGGCTGCGGGAGCAATGTCGAGCGCGAAACGCATGTCGTGCTGGTCGAGGGCGGGCCCGATGACACGTCACTCGAACAGATGGTGGCGATGGCCGAGCGACAGGGCCTCGTCCGCTTCGATGCCGGCGGCGATATCGTCCCTGCTTTGGCGCGCAGCTGGCATGTCAGCGATGATGGGCGCAGTTACATTTTCCGTTTGGAGGATGGCAGCTGGCCGGACGGCTCTGACATCGAGGCGGAAGATGTGGCGGCAGCGCTGCGTGCGACCTTGGCCGACGACGAGAATGATCTGGCCGACATGCTCGGCGCAATCCGCGATATTCGCGCGATGACCGACCGCGTCATCGAGATCCGGCTCAACAGCCCGCGCCCGCATTTCCTGCAACTGCTCGCGCAGCCGGCGCTTGGCGTCACACATGGTGACATGCCCGGCGGCCCCTTCCGCCGGCTCGAAGGTAATGAAGGTGACGGCGTCCTCGTCGGCCGCCTTGTCCCGCGCCCGCGCAGCGACGAGATGGTCGAGCAGCAAGTCCGTATAGAAGCCGATACGGTCGGCGATGCAATTGCCCGCTTCCTCGCGAACGACGTCGACATGGTGACGGGCGGCGGCTTTTCGAGCCTGCCTCTAGCGCGCGAGGCGAGCGGCCTGTTCGGCGGCCCGCGACTTGACCCGGTGCACGGCCTGTTCGGGCTCGTGCCGGTGGGCGACGCCCCCTTGTTCGCCGGTCCCGAAGTCCGCCGCGCCCTAAGCGACCTCATCGATCGCGCTGCCTTGGCCTCCGATCTTGGTCTTCCGGTCGCCAGCGCGAGAGCCAACATCCTCGATTCCAATGTCGGTGCTTCGCCCGAACCCGAGGATACGCGCGACATCGACGAGCGTCGCGACATTGCCCGCGATCTACTGCAGGAGGCCGGCCTCGGTGGCAGTATCGTTCGCATCGCGCTTCCGGACGGGCCTGGGTCCGCCTTGCTTTATGCCCGGCTTGCAGCAGACTGGGGCACTGTCGGCCTGCTCGTCGAACGCGGCGAAGCCGAAGATGCCACGCTCGCGCTGATCGACAAGGTCGCACCCGCCCAGACCGCAGCTTGGTATCTCCGGCAGTTCCGCTGCGACCTGCGTGCCATCTGCAACGAAGAGGCCGACACCTTGCTTGCCGAAGCGCGCGCAGCCTCCAGCGCCAGCGAGCGAGCCGCCCTGCTCGGACGCGCCGCGCAATTGATGGACGCCGACCGTCTCTTCTTTTCGCTGGGGACCCCGGTACGCTGGTCGCTCGTTGATCAGGACATGAACGGGTTCACTCCCAACCGCTTTGCCCGCCATTTTCCCGGTGCCTTGCGCCGACCTTCAGCAGCGAGCCGATAG
- a CDS encoding DUF4112 domain-containing protein has translation MIDTTDLYDRARLSKEPHDVRKRVERLEALLERLFVVPGIDKPIGLDAILSLIPGVGTISGAALGSYLVWEARNLGLSKWQMARMNLNTLFDMALGAIPFVGVIPDFFFRSNSRNLRIIRKHLDKHHPAEPGAPV, from the coding sequence ATGATCGACACAACCGACCTTTACGACCGCGCCCGCCTCTCCAAGGAACCGCATGACGTGCGCAAGCGGGTTGAGCGGCTCGAAGCCTTGCTCGAACGCCTGTTCGTCGTGCCGGGGATCGACAAGCCGATCGGCCTCGATGCGATCCTGTCGCTCATCCCCGGCGTGGGCACGATTTCGGGCGCAGCGCTCGGCAGCTATCTCGTCTGGGAGGCGCGCAATCTCGGCCTCAGCAAGTGGCAGATGGCGCGAATGAACCTCAACACCTTGTTCGACATGGCGCTCGGCGCGATCCCATTCGTCGGGGTCATTCCCGATTTCTTCTTCCGCTCGAACAGCCGCAACCTGCGGATCATCCGCAAGCATCTCGACAAGCATCACCCGGCCGAACCGGGCGCGCCGGTCTAA
- the nadA gene encoding quinolinate synthase NadA, with translation MTAPVSAPPTGADLLAEIERLKKERNAVILAHYYQKPEIQDLADFVGDSLDLSRKAAATDADVIAFCGVRFMAETAKILSPEKTVILPDMDAGCSLEDSCPPDQFKAFREQHPDHIALTYINCSAEVKALSDIIVTSSSAQVILDQIPEDQKIIFAPDRHLGGYLARKSGRDMLLWPGICIVHQAFSETELLKLKEEHPDAPVAAHPECPPHIVEHADHVGSTSSILKFCTETDAKTVLVATEPHIIHQMEKARPETTFIGVPGGDGNCNCNMCPYMALNTLEKLYVALRDLEPQIELSPELMDAARKPLDRMLEMAGRTVGQGDVGKPQMR, from the coding sequence ATGACCGCCCCCGTTTCCGCCCCGCCCACCGGCGCCGACCTGCTCGCCGAGATCGAGCGGCTCAAGAAAGAGCGCAACGCGGTCATTCTCGCCCACTATTACCAGAAGCCCGAAATCCAGGACCTCGCCGACTTTGTCGGTGACAGCCTCGATCTGTCGCGCAAGGCCGCGGCGACCGATGCCGACGTGATCGCCTTTTGCGGCGTTCGCTTCATGGCCGAGACCGCCAAGATCCTGAGCCCTGAAAAGACCGTGATCCTGCCCGACATGGATGCCGGTTGCAGCCTCGAGGACAGCTGCCCGCCCGACCAGTTCAAGGCGTTCCGCGAACAGCATCCCGACCATATAGCGCTCACCTACATCAACTGCTCGGCCGAAGTGAAAGCGCTGAGCGACATCATCGTCACCTCGTCGTCGGCGCAGGTCATCCTCGACCAGATCCCCGAGGACCAGAAGATCATCTTCGCGCCCGACCGGCACCTTGGCGGTTATCTTGCCCGCAAGTCGGGGCGCGACATGCTGCTGTGGCCGGGCATCTGCATCGTCCACCAAGCGTTTAGCGAGACCGAACTGCTGAAGCTGAAGGAAGAGCATCCCGACGCCCCGGTTGCCGCGCATCCCGAATGCCCGCCGCATATCGTCGAGCATGCCGATCATGTCGGTTCGACCAGCTCGATCCTCAAATTCTGTACCGAGACCGACGCCAAGACCGTGCTGGTCGCGACCGAGCCGCATATCATCCACCAGATGGAGAAAGCACGTCCCGAGACGACCTTCATCGGTGTCCCCGGCGGCGACGGGAACTGCAACTGCAACATGTGCCCGTACATGGCGCTCAACACGCTCGAGAAACTCTACGTCGCGCTACGCGACCTCGAGCCGCAAATCGAACTCAGCCCGGAGCTGATGGATGCTGCCCGCAAGCCGCTCGACCGCATGCTCGAAATGGCTGGCCGTACAGTGGGGCAGGGAGACGTCGGCAAGCCGCAAATGCGTTAG
- a CDS encoding MBL fold metallo-hydrolase: MDAPYAILEPLRPGIARLLARNPSPYTYTGTQTYLVGDEEEVVVIDPGPDLDEHLDAIVVAVGSRSLKAISCTHTHRDHSPASRPLKERTGAPIIGCAPLVLDDDGPRADASFDADYAPDRVLGDGEALAVDGHDLVAVATPGHTSNHLCFAYRGALFTGDHVMGWSTTVVIPPDGDMGAYMRSLGKMADREEDEVYFPAHGAQVDNPRRLARHLLGHRMAREKQIMKRLEEGDSTIDAIVANIYPGLDERLVPAAGGSVLAHLIELDRQGRASQHGEEWRVA, from the coding sequence GTGGACGCCCCCTATGCCATCCTCGAACCGCTGCGCCCCGGCATCGCCCGGCTGCTCGCGCGCAATCCGTCTCCCTACACCTATACCGGGACGCAGACCTATCTGGTCGGCGATGAAGAAGAAGTCGTCGTCATCGATCCCGGTCCAGACCTCGATGAGCATCTCGATGCGATCGTGGTTGCGGTCGGCTCGCGGAGCCTCAAGGCAATTAGTTGCACCCATACGCACCGCGACCATTCGCCCGCCTCGCGCCCGCTGAAAGAACGGACAGGTGCGCCGATCATCGGCTGCGCGCCGCTAGTGCTCGATGATGACGGCCCGCGTGCCGATGCCAGCTTCGATGCAGACTATGCGCCCGATCGCGTACTGGGGGATGGCGAGGCGCTCGCGGTCGATGGCCATGACCTCGTCGCCGTCGCGACGCCCGGCCACACGTCCAACCATCTTTGTTTCGCCTATCGCGGTGCGCTATTCACCGGCGACCATGTCATGGGCTGGTCAACGACCGTGGTCATCCCGCCCGACGGGGACATGGGCGCCTATATGCGCAGCCTCGGCAAGATGGCCGACCGCGAAGAGGATGAGGTCTACTTCCCCGCACACGGCGCGCAGGTCGACAATCCGCGGCGTCTGGCGCGGCATCTGCTCGGCCATCGCATGGCGCGCGAGAAGCAGATCATGAAGCGGCTGGAGGAGGGCGATTCCACGATCGATGCCATTGTCGCCAACATCTATCCCGGCCTCGACGAGCGGCTCGTGCCGGCCGCCGGCGGCTCGGTCCTCGCGCACCTCATCGAACTCGACCGTCAGGGCCGCGCCAGCCAGCATGGCGAAGAGTGGCGCGTCGCCTGA